The genomic interval CCATTTTTAGGTGATGGAGTAGTATGAGGTTGTTCTGGTGGTTCAACTTCATGGACGTGATCTGTAGATGGGTGTTCTGGTGTGGGAGGCGTAGGAATAATAGGTGGAGCAGGTGGAAGAACTGGTTTTTGAGGTGGAACAATAGGTGGAAGTGTAATAGCTTGAGTTGATAATTTGAAATAAGAGTTGTTAGTTTGACTCATAGGTCGAGTGTTGTCTTTAAAGTAATTATAATCTGACCAAAAGATGAGGCCACTTTGCTCTTGGGCAAAGACACTGGATGTTTGTAAAGTTACTGCAAGTAGTAAAAGATTAAAATTTTTCATAACTTTTCCTCCTGACAAATAAAATATTGTGCACTATTAAACAAAAAGTACTATACATAGAAAAGAATTGAAATCCTTCTTTTTTGTTTGGAAATTTATACCAAATAAAAAAGAGTTAGAATAACTAACTCTTTAATGGATTCTTATAAAATTTATCATGGTAGATTTTAATAAATATTGCTGCTTCAACAGTCCATTGTAATGATGTGATCCACCAGAAATATGTAACAGGCATTCTTTTTAAATATATAAAGTAATACATTAAAGGTAATCTTATACACCAGTTACAAAACAATACTATTCTAAATGGAGTTTTAGTATCTCCCATTCCTTTAAGGGCACCTGAAAGTACCATATCTATAGCTGTAGGAATCTGTTGAATAGATCCAATCATAAGACAAGCAGCCCCAAGAGCGATAACTTCAATCTCATCGCTTTTTATAAATAATCTAACTAAATTTTCAGAGAAAAATAGAAATATTAGAGAGAAAAATCCCATGACAATACAAGCTAGAAGTAGAGATGTATTAGCATATTCTCTAGCTCCTTTTAAATCTTTTTCTCCAATACTATGCCCAACTAAGGAAACTGCAGATATAGCAAATCCCCAACCTGGCATAAAGGAGATGCTTTCAATGGTTACAGATATTTGATTAGCAGAGAAAGCTAAACTTCCAAGTTTCATAACCATCATAACACTTAAAAGTCTTACAATACTAAAAGCTCCCTCTTGCAGTCCAGATGGAACAGCTAAATCAACAAGCTCTTTTAAGTAATTAAAGTTAACTTTACCTTTTAAAGATATTTTAAATGGTAGTTTTTTAAGTTGACTTAAAATAAATAAAAATGCACATATATTTCCAATTGTAGTAGCAATGGCAGCACCTTCAACTCCTAGTTCAGGAAAACCAAACTTTCCAAATATAAGTGTATAATCTAAAGAAAGATTTACAATATTTAAAATAGCAGCTCCATAAAGAGGAGTTTTAGTATTTTTACATCCACGGAAAACACCGTTTAAAAGATTAGTAACCATATTGAAGAAAAGTCCAATAGAACAGATTCTCATATATTTATAACCTAAAGTTAATACATCTCCTTTAGCTCCAGCTAAACTTAATATATTTTTTGAAAAAATAAAAAAGATTAGAAAGACAAGAACAGCAATAACTCCACCAATTTTAACTCCTAGATCAGCCATATCTTCAGCTTTTTTATGCTCTTTAGCTCCAAGGCAACGAGCTACAATAGATGTTATAGATATAGATAGGCCCATAGCAATTAAGATATTAATAAAAGTATACATAATTTCAGAACTGAAACCAACAGCGGAAACAGAGATTTGTCCACCATACTTTCCAACCATAAGTGTATCAAAAACCCAGATTAACATATAGAGTATCATTTCACCAACAGCGGGAATAGCTAATTTTATAATCTCTTTTGACCGATTTAAAAATGCACTTTTAATCATAAAAATTTCACTCCCCTTAACTTATATAAAGTTCCTAGATTCTATCATAAAGGTTATATAAAAGTCAAAAATTTGCAAGATAGACAAAAATTGAGTATAATATATCAGTTACCAAATTGTGCGTAAAGCTCCTTGCTTTAGTTATGGGGATATAAGCATATCTTTTAATTATTGACATTAGATAAATATAAAAGTATAAAGTGAGGTGGTAATGTGAGTAATTTTGTTGTTGAATTTAAACTTAAAACAGAAATTTATCAAGAAGATATTTTAGAAAAAAGATTTGAAATAGCTAGAAAAATATATAATGCTTTAGTAACTAAAATTGCAAAACGTTATCACGAATTCATTAAAACTAAGAGATATAGAAAAGTTCAAATAGTTCTAACTCAATGTAAAAATATAAAAAATGAAGAGTTGAAAAAACAATCTTTAAAAGAGTTGAACCTTCTATATAAAGAATATGGATTTTCTGAATATAAGTTTCATGCTGATGTAAAAGAGTTTCAACATCATTTTAAAAAAAATTTAGATAGCTTTACTGCTCAAAAATTAGCTACAAACTTATGGAAAAGTTATGAAAAATTTATTTTTGGAAATGGAAATAAGATTCACTATAAAAAATTTGATTCTATGTTTTCTATTGAAGGGAAATCTAATAAAACAGGAATTAGATTTTTAGATAATAATTTAATATGGCTTGGTCTTAAAGTGCCAGTAGTAATAAATAAAAATAATCAATATGAGGTAGAGTCTTTAAAAAATCCTATTAGTTATTGTAGAATAATTAGAAAATTTGTAAGGAACAAGTATAAATATTATCTTCAAATAATTTTTAAAGGTGTGCCACCAGCTAAGATTAATCTAAAAACTGGAGAGATAAAGAATCCTATTGGTGAGGGTAGAGTAGGATTAGATATAGGAACACAAACACTTGCTATATCAAGCGAAAAAGAAGTAAAAATTTTAGAAATAGCAGATAGAGTTAATAATATTGAACACATGAAAAAAAATATTTTAAGAAAGCTAGATAGATCAAGAAGAGCAAGTAATAAAGATAATTTTAATCTTAATGGGACAATAAAAAAACAGGGAAACAAAAGGGTTCTTTGGATTAAATCTAATAGATATGTAGCACTTCAGAAAAAATTGAAAGAGCTATATAGAAAACAAGCAGATGTGAGAAAATACCAACATGAAAAATTAGCTAATGAGATAATCTCTTTAGGAGATGATTTTTTTGTAGAAAAAATGAGTTTTTCAGGACTACAGAGAAGAGCAAAAAGAACTGAGGTAAATGAACAAGGGAAATTTAAAAGAAAAAAAAGATTCGGAAAGTCCTTAGGAAATAAGGCTCCAAGTATGTTTTTGAATATCTTAGAGAGAAAACTTTTGTCATGGAATCTGAGTTTAAAAAAAATAGATACATGGAGTGTAAAAGCCAGTCAGTATAATCATATAGATGATAGTTATAAAAAGAAAAAATTAAGTGCTAGATGGAATATAATAGAAGGAGAAAGAGTACAAAGAGATATGTATTCAGCATTTTTAATTATGAATGTGAATGAAGATTTAAAATCAATAGATAAAAAAAGATGTGAAGAAACATACAAGAATTTTTTAAAATTGCACAATGAAGAGATAAAAAGGTTAATAGGTAATAAAAATTTAAGTAGTATAGGTATATAAGGTTTTAAAAATTAAAAAAAAAACGTCTTGAATCGGGCGTAATACTATCGCAAATTTGTTCAATGGAATAATTGATAGTGAAAGTCTAAAAGAAAAAATATAGTGCATTTCATCTTTCGAGAGAAATGAGAATATTTGATATTTTAGAACCCCCTGTCTTTAGACATGGGGAGGTTCAGAAAAATAACAAATACAAAAAGACAGGAGATGATTATGGGGAAAAGATTAATAAAATTGTTTACCTTTTTCATACTTGCCTTTAGTTTTATAACATCAGAGGTTCATGCATTAAGTTTTACTAAACCAAAGGTCGTAGAAAAAATTGAAGTGGATGAGGAGATTTTAAATCAGAAAAAAGAATATATAAAAAGTAGTAAAATAACTGATTTCTATTCAAGTTGGCGTGGGACTAGGTATCGTTATGGAGGAACAACAAAAAAGGGAGTTGATTGTTCAGCACTTATGCAGCATCTGTATAAAGAGCAATTTGATGTAGAGCTTCCTAGAACAACACTTACTCAGGTTAAGATTGGTGAGCAAGTTGTTGGAAATAGAGAAAATTGGAAAGTAGGAGATCTTATTTTCTTTAAAATGAATAGTAGAATAAAACACGTAGGTGTATATATAGGAAATAATAAATTTGTTCATGCAGGAAGAAGTACAGGAGTTACAATATCTGAGTATGATAGCTACTGGGCTAAAAGATTCTGGCAAACAAGAAGAGTAATATAATAAATGGTTAAAAATTTGACAAGAGATAAAAAATAGAGTATATAAAATGATTGAAGTAACATTATTAAATAATAACTAAAAACTAGGGGGAGATATTATGAAAAAGATGTTAATTTTAATTGGAGCTCTATGTATAACATCATTGGGATTTGCTAAGATGAATGATGGAGTGTATAAAAGTGAAGCAAAAGATTTTGATAAAAGAGGTTGGAAAGTATTTTTGGATCTTACAGTGAAAGAGGGAAAAATTGAATCTGCAAATTTTGATTACATCAATAAAGATGGAAAATTAAAAAGTGAAGATGTAGAGTATAATAAAAAATATAAAGAGATTAGTAAAATAGATGTACCAGAGCTTAAAGAGATTTTCTCTGAAGAGTTAGTACAAACACAAAATCCAGATGAAATAGATAATGTTGCTGGAGCAACAGAATCGTTAGTACAGTTTAAGCTACTTTCAAAAGAGGCGATTATAGCATCTGAGTCTGGAGTTAAGGAACCTGTAAGAATAGATTTATAGAATTAAAAAAGGGAAAATTAATTTCCCTTTTTTTATTTTACTTAATGGACAATCCATCATATGCAACAGAGATATTAAAATTTAAAGATTTCATAAGTTTCTCAATCTCTTCGTGAGTTTTTTTAGGATCATGACCAAAGTGTGTAACAGTTATTGGAGTCTTAGAATCGATACAGTTAAAATCTTTCAATCTATTCAAAACCATATTTAGTGTGAAAATATCAAGATGGTCTGAGTTATCCTTTTGAAAATCTAAAAAAGTACATTCAATAACAATATCATCAAATTTAAAATTTTTCAAAAATTCAAATGTTTCTAAAGAGTAGATGCCAGTATCAGAAGCATGCAATCTAGTAAATTTTTCATGTTTTATTATAAAGTTTGTACCTTGCTCATTACCATTTAAACCTGTATGTTTTGCTTCAATAGGTATAATTTCAAAATCTTCAATAGTAAAAGGAGTATAATAACTCATAGGAATTATATTAAGATGACCTATTTTTTCCTGAAGATTTTTTTGATGCTTAGGTTTTATTGCTGTTTTAATCTGTTCTTTTAGCCACACTTCAGATGAACTATTAACATATATATTCATAGGATTTTTAATTTTTATAAGTTCTTGTATATCTAAATGATCATTGTGAGTATGAGATAGAAGAACACCTTTGATTCTACTAAAATCTATACCATTTTCTAAAATCTGGGTTCTAATATCTGGTGAAAAGTCTAATAGTATTTTATCCCCCAATAAAAAAGTTGACCTTTTACGAATATTTTTTCCTTTAAGTTTTCTTAAAGAATTACAATACTCACATGAACAAAATACATCAGGAAGTCCATTTGCAGACCCCGTTCCTAAAAAAATAGTTTTCATTTTTAACCTCTCTCTGTATAAGTTTTTAGTAGTGAACCTAAACGCTCTACAGAAACTGATATAATCATTAAAACAATTAAAGCGGTTCCAGCAGCGTTAAAATCATAAGACTTTATAAATTTTGATATTATGTAACCTATTCCCCCAGCACCAACAACTCCTATAATAGATGATTGTGCCATATTAGATTCAAATCTCAGTGCAGTCCATCCAGTAATAACTCTTTTTATATTTGGAAGTATTGCAGCTTTCATAATATTTAACCAAGATGCACCAGTAGCTTTAATGGCTAAAATACTTTCCTCTCCTAAATCTTCGATAGATTGAAAGTATGCCTTAGTGAGATAAGCCACTGTATGAACAGAAAGTCCTAAAATTCCAGAAAAAGGTCCAAGACCAACAGATGATACAAATATAACAGCCCAGATTAAAGAGGGCACCGCTCTAATAAAAGATATATATGACTTTATAGCTAAAGATAAAGGTTTCCAAGGTGCTGTATTTGAAGCTGTTAAAAAAGCTAGAGGAACAGAGAAAACAACTCCTACTAAGGTAGCCATAAAAGCAATTTCAAAAGATTCCCAAACAGCGATTAAAACAAACTTAAAAACAGAGGTATCTGGTTTTCCAAACTCTAAAAGAATATTTCCCAATTTATTTAATCCTCTTGCAACTCTTCCAAAATCTAAGTTTAACTTAAAAAAAGATAGAAGGAACAAAATTGAAATTCCTAACATAATTTTATTTAAAAACTTATCATTTTTATGATCTTTTATTTTTATTTTTCCAAAATAGTTTTTCTTCATTTAAATAATCCTCTTTCTTAAAATATTAGAGATGATTTCGGTTGCAATGGCACAAACAACAATTAAAAGAATACCCATAGCAGCAGTGTTGTATTTCATAAGACTCAGGTTATTACTTATGTACATTCCAATTCCTCCAGCCCCAACTAAACCTATTACAGCAGAGGAACGAATATTGCTCTCTAAAGAGTAGATAGTCCAAGAGATAAATCCAGGAATAGCTTGAGGAATAGCTCCAAATCTTATAACTTGTAGATGAGACATTCCAGTAGCTTTTAAAGAACTAAGTAGCTCTAAATCAACTTCATCGATAGTTTCATAATAAAAACGAGTCATGTCTCCAATGTTTCCAACAGTTAAAGCTATGATTCCAGTTGTTATGCCAACACCAAAAGCAGGAACAAACATTAGTGCCCAGATTATATTAGGAATATTTCTTAAAACTGTGGCAAAACTTTTAACAAAATTTCTAATTGGTTTAAAATGCATAGTCTTTTCTGAGCATAGAAAACCTAGAAAAAATGAGATAGTAGAGGAAAAAATTAATGAAACTATAGCTACACAAAATGTATCAAGTAAAGGTGTCATATAGTTATTATAACTTTTCCAATTTACAGGTAACATCTCCTCAGTTATAAATGAAACTGCAGATGGAAGTTCAACTAAGAAAGATAAAAAAGAAAAATCCAATCTATAAGCTATGAAAAGGTAGATAATGGAGATAACTCCTAAAGTAAAGATATCGTTTTTATTAAACATTTTTACCGTATATTTCATTTATAATCTCCTCTGTTAAATTTTCAGGAGTATTGTCAAATACTATAACTCCATTTTTCATTCCAATAATTCTAGTGGCGTAATTTTTAGCAAACTCAACTTGATGAAGATTTACAATACAAGTTATATTATCCTCAAGACAGATGTTTTTTAGGGTTTCCATAACAATTTCAGAAGATTTTGGATCTAAACTTGCAATAGGCTCATCAGCTAAAATTAGTTTTGGATTTTGTGCAAGAGCTCTAGATATTCCAACTCTTTGCTTTTGTCCTCCGCTTAGTTCAGAAGCTTTTTTATAACAGTGTTCTTCAAGTCCTAATCTTTTAAGAATATTTAAAGCTTTTGTTTTATCATTTTCAGAATAAAGTTCAAAGAAACCTTTAAAGTCAGACATATAACCAAGTCTTCCGTGAAGAACATTTTGAACAACAGATAACCTTTCAATAAGATTATAGTGTTGGAAAATCATTCCAATCTCTCTTCTCACTTTTCTTAGTTTTCCACCAGAAACTTTACAAATATCTTCTCCGTTAAAAATAACACTTCCACTACTAAGTGGATTCATAGCGTTAATAGATCTTAGTAATGTAGATTTGCCAGCTCCAGAAGAACCTATAATAGCTACAAATTCCCCTTTTTTTATAGATAAGTTAATATTATTTAGAGCTAAAAAACTATTGTTATAGCTTTTAACTCCATCTTTTATAGTTATAATAGTGTTCATATATTCCCCCTAAAAATTAATCCTCTTTAATCTCTGTTAAATTAAGATTTTTCATAACTTGTCCGATTATTTTAAAGTTTTCTTTTGTAACCTTAATATGTTGTTCTCCATTTTTCTTTCCATAAAAATTTTCCATGAAGAACTTATCATTATAGTTTAAGAAAAAGTTTTGTAATTTTTCTTTTAAATCTTGTGGCATACTTTCTTGAACTAACCAAAGATTGTCAGGGATAACAGAACTTTTATATATAATCTTGTGATTATCCTCTGTAAAAAACTTTCTATTTTTAACATACGAGTTAGATGAAATAACTCCAATATCTGCATCTTTATCTAAAAGCGCTCTAACAGTATTTGTTGTAGAACCAGTTTCATAAGGTTTAAACTTAATGGTAAAATCGTTAGAATCTTTAATTATTCCACTTGTAATAAGATCATTTACAGGCCAAAGATATGTAGAACCTGAAGATTGTTTTGTATAAGCAAAAGTGTAAGGACTCTTTGGATTTATCAAATCTTTTTCACTGAACTCATTTATATTTGTATCTGGTCTAGTTAAAAAATATGAAAACTTCCCCCAATTTTCTAATTTTCCATCTTTAGCAAAAGAAACTAAAGGTTCAATCTGAGTTTTAGTAGCAGCCATAAAATATGGCATAGCTCCTGTATATGCTACATCAGTTCTATTTTTCTTGGCTTTTAAAGATTCTGTTAAAGCCATATCAGATGATGGTTCAAACCATTCAACTTTCATTCCAACAGCATTTTCAAGATCTTTTAAAAATTTATCTTTAGCCACAACCTTAGATTCTAAATCTTCATCAATTCCAAAGGCGATAACAAGTTTTTTCTCTTTTGTTTCCTCTTTACCACATCCAGTTATAAAAAGCCCAGAACTAAGTAACCCCAATGTAAATAACTTATTTAAAGTTTTCAAATCTATATCCTCCCAAATTTTATTTTAATTTATTAGTGTAAAAGTTTTTAACGTCATCCCATTTATAGTATGGTTTCATAGAAGTTGCTATTGGTAACTCGGCATCTTTTTCGTTATGTAAAATTTTAACCAAGATATCATTTTGATTATTTTTATAGAATATCCACTGAATATTTGTAGACATGCCAGAGATATCTCTTCCTAACCATTTATCATAAACCTTTTCAATATTGTCCTCTTTTGCTGAGTAACCATTGATCTCTAATAAAGTTATAAATGGGATAGTAGTTTCAGCATGAGCGAATCTCAAATTAGCTGAAGTGTTTTGATTTTTTATAGCATCATCACTTGTAACTATAAAGTTTTCTAGGAGAGGAAAGGCTATGTTAGTAGCAATATCTTCACCATTTTTTCCAGGTCCCTTCTCATAGAAATCATTTAGATTATCAACCTCTTCATACCACTTTAGTTGCTCTTCACTAAAGTATTTCCCAAAACCTAAATCTTTTCCAATGTTAGCTTGAATAATATATAAATCATAAAGGTTTCTAACTGCGTCAGTTGGATTTTTTAAAACTGTTTTACC from Cetobacterium somerae carries:
- a CDS encoding MATE family efflux transporter; this translates as MIKSAFLNRSKEIIKLAIPAVGEMILYMLIWVFDTLMVGKYGGQISVSAVGFSSEIMYTFINILIAMGLSISITSIVARCLGAKEHKKAEDMADLGVKIGGVIAVLVFLIFFIFSKNILSLAGAKGDVLTLGYKYMRICSIGLFFNMVTNLLNGVFRGCKNTKTPLYGAAILNIVNLSLDYTLIFGKFGFPELGVEGAAIATTIGNICAFLFILSQLKKLPFKISLKGKVNFNYLKELVDLAVPSGLQEGAFSIVRLLSVMMVMKLGSLAFSANQISVTIESISFMPGWGFAISAVSLVGHSIGEKDLKGAREYANTSLLLACIVMGFFSLIFLFFSENLVRLFIKSDEIEVIALGAACLMIGSIQQIPTAIDMVLSGALKGMGDTKTPFRIVLFCNWCIRLPLMYYFIYLKRMPVTYFWWITSLQWTVEAAIFIKIYHDKFYKNPLKS
- a CDS encoding transposase translates to MSNFVVEFKLKTEIYQEDILEKRFEIARKIYNALVTKIAKRYHEFIKTKRYRKVQIVLTQCKNIKNEELKKQSLKELNLLYKEYGFSEYKFHADVKEFQHHFKKNLDSFTAQKLATNLWKSYEKFIFGNGNKIHYKKFDSMFSIEGKSNKTGIRFLDNNLIWLGLKVPVVINKNNQYEVESLKNPISYCRIIRKFVRNKYKYYLQIIFKGVPPAKINLKTGEIKNPIGEGRVGLDIGTQTLAISSEKEVKILEIADRVNNIEHMKKNILRKLDRSRRASNKDNFNLNGTIKKQGNKRVLWIKSNRYVALQKKLKELYRKQADVRKYQHEKLANEIISLGDDFFVEKMSFSGLQRRAKRTEVNEQGKFKRKKRFGKSLGNKAPSMFLNILERKLLSWNLSLKKIDTWSVKASQYNHIDDSYKKKKLSARWNIIEGERVQRDMYSAFLIMNVNEDLKSIDKKRCEETYKNFLKLHNEEIKRLIGNKNLSSIGI
- a CDS encoding NlpC/P60 family protein → MGKRLIKLFTFFILAFSFITSEVHALSFTKPKVVEKIEVDEEILNQKKEYIKSSKITDFYSSWRGTRYRYGGTTKKGVDCSALMQHLYKEQFDVELPRTTLTQVKIGEQVVGNRENWKVGDLIFFKMNSRIKHVGVYIGNNKFVHAGRSTGVTISEYDSYWAKRFWQTRRVI
- a CDS encoding FMN-binding protein — its product is MKKMLILIGALCITSLGFAKMNDGVYKSEAKDFDKRGWKVFLDLTVKEGKIESANFDYINKDGKLKSEDVEYNKKYKEISKIDVPELKEIFSEELVQTQNPDEIDNVAGATESLVQFKLLSKEAIIASESGVKEPVRIDL
- a CDS encoding MBL fold metallo-hydrolase: MKTIFLGTGSANGLPDVFCSCEYCNSLRKLKGKNIRKRSTFLLGDKILLDFSPDIRTQILENGIDFSRIKGVLLSHTHNDHLDIQELIKIKNPMNIYVNSSSEVWLKEQIKTAIKPKHQKNLQEKIGHLNIIPMSYYTPFTIEDFEIIPIEAKHTGLNGNEQGTNFIIKHEKFTRLHASDTGIYSLETFEFLKNFKFDDIVIECTFLDFQKDNSDHLDIFTLNMVLNRLKDFNCIDSKTPITVTHFGHDPKKTHEEIEKLMKSLNFNISVAYDGLSIK
- the phnE gene encoding phosphonate ABC transporter, permease protein PhnE gives rise to the protein MKKNYFGKIKIKDHKNDKFLNKIMLGISILFLLSFFKLNLDFGRVARGLNKLGNILLEFGKPDTSVFKFVLIAVWESFEIAFMATLVGVVFSVPLAFLTASNTAPWKPLSLAIKSYISFIRAVPSLIWAVIFVSSVGLGPFSGILGLSVHTVAYLTKAYFQSIEDLGEESILAIKATGASWLNIMKAAILPNIKRVITGWTALRFESNMAQSSIIGVVGAGGIGYIISKFIKSYDFNAAGTALIVLMIISVSVERLGSLLKTYTERG
- the phnE gene encoding phosphonate ABC transporter, permease protein PhnE, coding for MKYTVKMFNKNDIFTLGVISIIYLFIAYRLDFSFLSFLVELPSAVSFITEEMLPVNWKSYNNYMTPLLDTFCVAIVSLIFSSTISFFLGFLCSEKTMHFKPIRNFVKSFATVLRNIPNIIWALMFVPAFGVGITTGIIALTVGNIGDMTRFYYETIDEVDLELLSSLKATGMSHLQVIRFGAIPQAIPGFISWTIYSLESNIRSSAVIGLVGAGGIGMYISNNLSLMKYNTAAMGILLIVVCAIATEIISNILRKRII
- the phnC gene encoding phosphonate ABC transporter ATP-binding protein, with translation MNTIITIKDGVKSYNNSFLALNNINLSIKKGEFVAIIGSSGAGKSTLLRSINAMNPLSSGSVIFNGEDICKVSGGKLRKVRREIGMIFQHYNLIERLSVVQNVLHGRLGYMSDFKGFFELYSENDKTKALNILKRLGLEEHCYKKASELSGGQKQRVGISRALAQNPKLILADEPIASLDPKSSEIVMETLKNICLEDNITCIVNLHQVEFAKNYATRIIGMKNGVIVFDNTPENLTEEIINEIYGKNV
- a CDS encoding PhnD/SsuA/transferrin family substrate-binding protein, coding for MKTLNKLFTLGLLSSGLFITGCGKEETKEKKLVIAFGIDEDLESKVVAKDKFLKDLENAVGMKVEWFEPSSDMALTESLKAKKNRTDVAYTGAMPYFMAATKTQIEPLVSFAKDGKLENWGKFSYFLTRPDTNINEFSEKDLINPKSPYTFAYTKQSSGSTYLWPVNDLITSGIIKDSNDFTIKFKPYETGSTTNTVRALLDKDADIGVISSNSYVKNRKFFTEDNHKIIYKSSVIPDNLWLVQESMPQDLKEKLQNFFLNYNDKFFMENFYGKKNGEQHIKVTKENFKIIGQVMKNLNLTEIKED